The following are from one region of the Halorussus rarus genome:
- a CDS encoding DUF5803 family protein: MNRRLSLAFASVALLALTAGCTGLFGGDQISEKRLEGDGNTTYDWDNTATVTLNVTGGEYRAVYDFDNRTELRVFERESLGEKTPVNVGTVRFRYDNGTVVTLGQENVRKTKSNTVITLPASEGQLAYTAPHRGKSFTTPTYVHDSYEVILPKGMRVGTPILSQVRPSADGRSQLGGRVHLSWAEVTADSVVVRYYLARDLTIFAGIIGASVLVALVGLAYFRLQIRRLEQEREEMGLNVDTDSDEFDQGPPPGMG; encoded by the coding sequence ATGAACCGGCGACTCTCACTCGCGTTCGCGTCGGTCGCGCTGCTCGCGCTCACCGCCGGCTGTACCGGCCTGTTCGGCGGCGACCAGATCAGCGAGAAGCGCCTCGAGGGCGACGGGAACACGACCTACGACTGGGACAACACCGCGACGGTGACGCTCAACGTCACGGGCGGCGAGTACCGGGCGGTGTACGACTTCGACAACCGCACGGAGCTACGCGTCTTCGAGCGCGAGTCGCTCGGCGAGAAGACGCCGGTCAACGTCGGCACGGTCCGGTTCCGGTACGACAACGGCACGGTCGTCACCCTCGGGCAGGAGAACGTCCGGAAGACGAAGTCCAACACCGTCATCACGCTGCCCGCGTCCGAGGGCCAGCTCGCCTACACCGCGCCCCACCGCGGGAAGTCGTTCACGACGCCGACCTACGTCCACGACTCCTACGAGGTCATCCTCCCGAAGGGGATGCGGGTCGGCACGCCGATCCTGAGCCAGGTCCGGCCGAGCGCCGACGGCCGGAGCCAGCTCGGGGGCCGAGTCCACCTCTCGTGGGCCGAGGTGACCGCCGACAGCGTCGTGGTCCGGTACTACCTCGCGCGCGACCTCACCATCTTCGCCGGCATCATCGGCGCCAGCGTGCTCGTCGCACTGGTCGGGCTGGCCTACTTCCGGCTACAGATTCGCCGGCTCGAGCAGGAGCGCGAGGAGATGGGCCTGAACGTCGACACGGACAGCGACGAGTTCGACCAGGGACCGCCGCCCGGGATGGGCTAA
- a CDS encoding ATP-NAD kinase family protein, whose product MRTIGVVVNPVAGMGGRVGLKGTDGKVEAARERGAEPRAPDRAVDALGALRERVDASGAPDVDLLTYGGEMGEREAREAGFDPVIVGRPEREDETTAADTREAVRRFVAEGVDLILFVGGDGTAVDVAETLDEEGAEVPVLGVPAGVKVYSAVFAVTPEAAGRVAADFDRTEDREVNDIDEDAYREGEVRAELRAVVAVPVAEDLQSSKQVGGGTVESLAAGVADDIRSDEGATYVLGPGSTVGAVKDELGFEGSPLGVDVWRSVSESEANGGSSDESDGGEVLVEDATEDEILAHLDEKNVVVVSPIGGQGFVFGRGNDQISPEVVRRSSVEIIASKPKLDGIGVLRVDTGDDEVDDSLRGWRKVRVGRFERRMMKVV is encoded by the coding sequence ATGCGAACCATCGGCGTCGTCGTCAACCCCGTCGCGGGGATGGGCGGGCGAGTCGGTCTGAAGGGCACCGACGGGAAGGTCGAGGCGGCCCGCGAGCGCGGCGCGGAACCGCGCGCACCCGACCGGGCGGTCGACGCGCTGGGCGCGCTCCGCGAGCGCGTCGACGCCTCCGGCGCTCCCGACGTCGACCTGCTGACCTACGGCGGGGAGATGGGCGAGCGCGAGGCCCGCGAGGCGGGGTTCGACCCCGTCATCGTCGGTCGTCCCGAGCGCGAGGACGAGACGACCGCCGCGGACACCCGCGAGGCGGTCAGGCGATTCGTCGCCGAAGGCGTCGACCTGATACTGTTCGTCGGCGGCGACGGGACCGCGGTCGACGTGGCCGAGACGCTCGACGAAGAGGGCGCAGAGGTTCCGGTGCTCGGCGTGCCCGCGGGCGTGAAGGTCTACTCGGCGGTGTTCGCGGTCACGCCCGAGGCCGCGGGCCGGGTCGCCGCCGACTTCGACCGGACCGAGGACCGCGAGGTCAACGACATCGACGAGGACGCCTACCGGGAGGGCGAGGTCCGGGCCGAACTCAGGGCGGTGGTCGCGGTGCCGGTCGCCGAGGACCTCCAGTCGAGCAAGCAGGTCGGCGGCGGCACGGTCGAGAGCCTGGCGGCCGGGGTGGCCGACGACATCCGGTCCGACGAAGGCGCGACGTACGTCCTCGGGCCGGGCAGCACGGTCGGCGCGGTGAAGGACGAACTCGGTTTCGAGGGGTCTCCACTCGGGGTCGACGTTTGGCGAAGCGTCTCCGAGAGCGAAGCGAACGGAGGCTCGTCGGACGAGTCCGACGGTGGCGAGGTGCTGGTCGAGGACGCGACCGAGGACGAGATTCTGGCCCACCTGGACGAGAAGAACGTCGTCGTGGTGTCGCCCATCGGCGGGCAGGGGTTCGTCTTCGGTCGCGGCAACGACCAGATCTCCCCGGAAGTCGTCCGACGGTCCTCGGTCGAGATAATCGCGTCGAAGCCGAAACTCGACGGTATCGGCGTCCTCAGGGTCGACACCGGCGACGACGAAGTCGACGACTCGCTGCGGGGATGGCGGAAGGTCAGGGTCGGCAGATTCGAACGGAGGATGATGAAGGTCGTTTAA
- a CDS encoding competence/damage-inducible protein A → MDVALVSVGDELLAGDTVNTNAAWLGERLTERGASVERVVVVPDRVADIARVVNELRAEYDAVVVTGGLGPTHDDLTMEAVAAAVGVPVEEHDEAVAWIADHTDYRRADLVEGTTHLPKGARMLPNREGVAPGCVVENIYVLPGVPAEMEAMFEGIADEFSGEYRHVRTVEADEPESALVERFATLREEFDVTVGSYPGDHVRVKLRSTDEEELERAAEWLRERVEGIDR, encoded by the coding sequence ATGGACGTAGCCCTCGTCTCCGTCGGCGACGAACTGCTGGCGGGCGACACCGTGAACACGAACGCCGCGTGGCTGGGCGAGCGCCTCACCGAGCGCGGCGCGAGCGTCGAGCGCGTCGTCGTGGTCCCCGACCGCGTGGCCGACATCGCCCGGGTGGTCAACGAGCTCCGGGCCGAGTACGACGCGGTGGTGGTCACCGGCGGCCTCGGCCCGACGCACGACGACCTCACGATGGAGGCCGTGGCGGCCGCCGTCGGCGTGCCGGTGGAGGAGCACGACGAGGCCGTGGCGTGGATCGCCGACCACACCGACTACCGGCGGGCCGACCTGGTGGAGGGGACGACCCACCTCCCGAAGGGAGCCCGAATGTTGCCGAATCGCGAGGGCGTCGCGCCGGGGTGCGTCGTCGAGAACATCTACGTCCTGCCGGGCGTCCCGGCGGAGATGGAGGCGATGTTCGAGGGCATCGCCGACGAGTTCTCGGGCGAGTACCGCCACGTCAGGACCGTGGAGGCCGACGAGCCCGAGAGCGCGCTGGTCGAACGGTTCGCGACGCTCCGGGAGGAGTTCGACGTGACCGTCGGGAGCTACCCCGGCGACCACGTCCGGGTCAAGCTACGGAGCACCGACGAAGAGGAACTCGAACGCGCGGCGGAATGGCTGCGCGAGCGCGTCGAGGGAATCGACCGGTAG
- a CDS encoding transcription factor gives MAFEDLLEDPVIQKYLHELVGPKGMPVAAAPPDGEVTDEELAEELDLELNDVRRALFILYENDLATYRRLRDEDSGWLTYLWTFQYENIPDNLEEEMYRLLDALEQRQEYEYQHEFYLCEVCSIRFEFGEAMDFGFECPECGSPLESMENSRLIDAMEQRIEDLRAELNVEQLEEAEA, from the coding sequence ATGGCTTTTGAGGACTTACTGGAGGACCCGGTAATTCAGAAGTATCTTCACGAATTGGTCGGGCCGAAGGGGATGCCGGTGGCGGCCGCACCGCCCGACGGCGAGGTCACCGACGAGGAACTCGCCGAGGAGCTCGACCTCGAGCTCAACGACGTGCGCCGGGCGCTTTTCATCCTCTACGAGAACGACCTCGCGACGTACCGCCGGCTCCGCGACGAGGATTCGGGGTGGCTGACGTACCTCTGGACGTTCCAGTACGAGAACATCCCGGACAACCTGGAGGAGGAGATGTACCGGCTGCTCGACGCGCTCGAACAGCGCCAGGAGTACGAGTACCAGCACGAGTTCTACCTCTGCGAGGTCTGCTCCATCCGCTTCGAGTTCGGCGAGGCGATGGACTTCGGCTTCGAGTGCCCCGAGTGCGGGTCGCCGCTCGAGTCGATGGAGAACAGCCGGCTCATCGACGCGATGGAGCAGCGGATCGAGGACCTGCGAGCGGAGCTCAACGTCGAACAGCTCGAAGAGGCCGAGGCATAG
- a CDS encoding DUF2110 family protein — protein MVVLATKVYVQGDARERALDALRSLVDNEIGDLDVEYTVGVRRDDFAVVTIEGEDEVVARNVLREEFGEVTPDFEPGETYVGTLEVWDEDGFVLDAGEEVRVPADELGLGQGSPVQIVERFGLVQHMPLRFVYGGEPTDGGEDEAAGEERPHRLADAERDRLYDWTRGAGRVNVNSATRGEVRATVNRAGHARDIVTVERLGLLEQSIVCKDETDPPGLLAAIGDYIPAEIRCVIP, from the coding sequence ATGGTCGTACTCGCCACGAAGGTGTACGTGCAGGGCGATGCCCGCGAGCGCGCGCTCGACGCGCTCCGGTCGCTCGTCGACAACGAGATCGGCGACCTCGACGTCGAGTACACGGTGGGCGTCCGTCGCGACGACTTCGCGGTCGTCACCATCGAGGGCGAGGACGAGGTGGTCGCGCGCAACGTCCTCCGCGAGGAGTTCGGCGAGGTCACCCCCGACTTCGAGCCGGGCGAGACCTACGTCGGCACGCTCGAAGTGTGGGACGAGGACGGGTTCGTCCTCGACGCCGGCGAGGAGGTCCGGGTCCCCGCCGACGAACTCGGCCTGGGCCAGGGGTCGCCGGTCCAGATCGTCGAGCGGTTCGGGCTCGTCCAGCACATGCCGCTCCGGTTCGTCTACGGAGGCGAGCCGACTGACGGAGGCGAGGACGAGGCGGCCGGCGAAGAACGACCCCACCGCCTCGCGGACGCGGAGCGCGACCGCCTCTACGACTGGACTCGCGGCGCGGGCCGGGTCAACGTCAACAGCGCGACCCGCGGCGAGGTGCGGGCGACGGTCAACCGCGCGGGCCACGCTCGCGACATCGTGACGGTCGAGCGGCTCGGTCTCCTCGAGCAGAGCATCGTCTGCAAGGACGAGACGGACCCGCCGGGGCTGCTGGCGGCCATCGGCGACTACATCCCGGCGGAGATTCGTTGCGTCATTCCATGA